CCGCCGGTCCATCCCATCGGCACGACCTTCCGCAAGGGCCCGAACAACACGCTGTCCGCCGGCCCGCGGGATGTGGGGGTGCCCTGGGCGATCGGCTCGCCCGAGGGCGGCCACGACGCCGTCCACCCCGAGCTGGGCACGATCGAGGACTTCGACCGGTTCGTGGAGGAGGCCCGCGGCCACGGCCTGGAGATCGCCCTGGACTTCGCCCTGCAGTGCTCGCCGGACCACCCTTGGGTGCACAAGCACCCGGAGTGGTTCCACCACCGCCCCGACGGGTCCATCGCCCACGCGGAGAACCCGCCGAAGAAGTACCAGGACATCTACCCGATCGCCTTCGACCGGGACATGGACGGCCTGGTCGCCGAGACCGTGCGCATCCTCAGGTTCTGGATGGGCCACGGAGTGCGGATCTTCCGCGTCGACAACCCGCACACCAAGCCCGTCGTGTTCTGGGAACGGGTCATCGCCGAGGTCAACCGCACCGATCCGGACGTGATCTTCCTGGCCGAGGCGTTCACCCGCCCGGCGATGATGCACACCCTGGCCCAGATCGGCTTCCAGCAGTCGTACACGTACTTCACCTGGCGCAACACCAAGCAGGAGCTGACGGAGTACCTGACCGAGCTGTCGGGCGAGGCCGCGAGCTACATGCGGCCCAACTTCTTCGTCAATACCCCCGACATCCTGCACGCCTACCTCCAGCACGGCGGCCGCCCGGCCTTCGAGGTCCGCGCCGTCCTCGCCGCCACCCTCTCCCCCGCCTGGGGCGTCTACTCCGGCTACGAACTGTGCGAGAACACCCCGCTGCGCGAGGGCAGCGAGGAGTACCTCGACTCGGAGAAGTACCAGCTGCGGCCCCGCGACTGGGAAACCGCCGAACGCGAGGGACGCACCATCACCCCCCTCATCACCCGCCTCAACGACATCCGCCGGCGCCACGCCGCGCTGCGCGGCCTGCGCAATCTGCGTTTCCACCGGACCGACAACGACGCGGTCATCGCGTACAGCAAGCGCTCCGGCGCCGACACCGTCCTGGTGGTCGCCAACCTCGACCCTCACCACACCCAGGAGGCCACGGTCACGCTGGACCTGCCGCACCTCGGCATGAACCCGCACGAGGCCGTGTCGGTGCACGACGAACTGACGGGTGAGACCTATCACTGGGGCAGCACGAACTACGTGCGTCTGGAGCCCGGCCGCGCGCCGGCCCATGTGCTCCACGTCCAGCGGTCCCCCGCCGCGCCGCAGATCGGAGGGTCAGCAGCGTCATGACTGTCAACGAGCCCGTCCCGGACACCTTCGAGGACACACCGGCCCAGGACCGTGACCCGGAGTGGTTCAAGCGTGCCGTCTTCTACGAGGTCCTCGTCCGTTCCTTCCAGGACAGCAACGGGGACGGCGTCGGCGACCTCAAGGGCCTGACCGCCAAGCTCGACTACCTCCAGTGGCTCGGCGTCGACTGCCTCTGGCTGCCGCCCTTCTTCCAGTCCCCGCTCAGGGACGGCGGTTACGACGTCTCCGACTACACGGCGGTGCTGCCGGAGTTCGGCGACCTCGCCGACTTCGTGGAGTTCGTCGACGCCGCCCACCAGCGGGGCATGCGGGTCATCATCGACTTCGTCATGAACCACACCAGCGACCAGCACCCGTGGTTCCAGGAGTCCCGCAAGGACCCCGACGGCCCCTACGGCGACTACTACATGTGGGCCGACGACGACAAGCAGTACCAGGACGCCCGGATCATCTTCGTCGACACCGAGGTCTCCAACTGGACCTTCGACCCGGTCCGCGGCCAGTACTACTTCCACCGGTTCTTCTCCCACCAGCCCGACCTCAACTACGAGAACCCGGCGGTGCAGGAGGAGATCCTGGCGGCCCTGCGGTTCTGGCTGGACCTCGGCATCGACGGGTACCGCCTGGACGCCGTGCCCTACCTGTACGCCGAGGACGGCACCAACTGCGAGAACCTGCCCGCCACCCACGAGTTCCTGAAGCGGGTCCGCCGGGAGATCGACGCGCTGTACCCGGACACCGTGCTGCTCGCTGAGGCGAACCAGTGGCCGGAGGACGTGGTCGACTACTTCGGCGACTACGCCAGCGGCGGCGACGAGTGCCACATGGCCTTCCACTTCCCGGTGATGCCCCGCATCTTCATGGCCGTGCGACGCGAGTCCCGCTACCCGGTCTCGGAGATCCTGGCCAAGACCCCGGCCATCCCCTCCCACTGCCAGTGGGGCATCTTCCTGCGCAACCACGACGAGCTGACCCTGGAGATGGTCACCGACGAAGAGCGCGACTACATGTACGCGGAGTACGCCAAGGACCCGCGCATGCGCGCCAACATCGGCATCCGCCGCCGGCTCGCCCCCCTCCTCGACAACGACCGGCACACGATCGAGCTCTTCTCCGCCCTGCTGCTGTCGCTGCCGGGCTCGCCGATCCTCTACTACGGCGACGAGATCGGCATGGGCGACAACATCTGGCTCGGCGACCGGGACGCCGTGCGCACCCCCATGCAGTGGACACCCGACCGCAACGCGGGCTTCTCCACCTGCGACCCCGGCCGCCTCTACCTGCCCACGATCATGGACCCGGTCTACGGCTACCAGGTGACCAACGTCGAGGCGTCCATGGCCTCCCCCTCCTCCCTGCTGCACTGGACCCGGCGGATGATCGAGATCCGCAAGCAGAACCCCGCCTTCGGACTCGGCTCGTTCCGCGAGCTGCAGTCGTCGAATCCCGCGGTGCTCGCGTTCCTGCGCGAGTACGAGGACGACCTGGTGCTGTGCGTGAGCAACTTCGCGCGGTTCGCCCAGCCCACCGAGCTGGACCTGCGCGAGTTCGCCGGCCGCCACCCGGTCGAGCTGTTCGGCGGGGTGCGCTTCCCCGCCATCGGTGAACTTCCGTACCTGCTGACCCTCGGGGGCCACGGCTTCTACTGGTTCCGGCTCGTCCGAGTCGCATCTCGCATCGGTCGTCGGCTGTGAGGCCGACCACCGTGAGCGTGCGCCGACGAAAGGAGGCGTCACCATGACGAAGACCGCGTACCTCCGACCGAGTGGCAGCGGCAGGGCCGGGCTGACCCGGCCCATGGCCTCGCTCGACGGCCTGCTGCGGGCGTGGCTGCCCGGGCAGCGGTGGTTCGCCGGGAAGGACCGTCCCGTCACGGACCTGCGGCTGCTGTCCCTGACCGAGCTGTTCCCGGGCTGTCTCCACCTGCTCGTGCACGCCGGTCACGCGGGCGGCCACAGCGGTCACGCGGGTGTTCCCGCGCCGGGTGGCACACCCCCGCCCGGGGACATCTACCAGTTGCTCCTCGGCATCCAGGAGCACCCGTCGCCCCGCCTGGGCCGGGCCCTGATCGGCCGGGCGCAGGACGGCCCGCTGGCCGGTCTCACGGTCTACGACGCCCTCCTCGACCCCCGTTCGGCGCAGCTGTTCCTGGAGCGGCTGCGGCAGCCGGGCTCGGCGGGCCCGCTGCGCTTCGAGACGGACCGGGCTCAGCCCGTCCCGGCCGGGCTGGTGCCGCGGGTGCTCGACGCCGAGCAGTCGAACTCCTCGCTGGTGTACGGCGACGAGTTCATCCTGAAGGTGTTCCGGCGCATCCAGCCGGGCGTCAACCCCGATCTGGAGGTGCCGGTCGCGCTGGCCGGGCAGGGCTGTGCACGGGTGCCCGCCCCGGTGGCGTGGTTCCGCACCACCCAGCCGCAGCCCGCGACGCTCGGCGTGCTCCAGCCGTTCCTGCGCGACGCGTCCGACGGCTGGACCCTGGCCCTGCACGCGCTCGCCACCGGCACGGACTTCACCACCCACGCCCGTGAGCTGGGCCGGGCCACCGCGGACGTCCATCTGGCGCTGGCCGCCGCGTTCCCGACCGGTGCCCCCGGCGAGAACGGGCGGACCGCGGCGGCCATGGCCGAACGGCTCGACGCCGCCGCGCACAGCGTGCCCGCGCTGCGGCCGTTCGTGCCGGGGCTGCGGGGCGCGTTCAGCGCACTCACCACCTGCGACCCCGGGCCGCCGGCCCAGCGGATCCACGGCGACCTGCACCTGGGCCAGGTGCTGCGCGCGGGCCGCGAGTGGTTCGTCATCGACTTCGAGGGCGAACCGTCCCGTCCGCTCGCCGAGCGGCGCAGTGCCCAGTCCCCCGTGCGCGACATCGCCGGCATGCTGCGCTCCTTCGACTACGCGGCCCGGCAGCGCCGGCCCTGGCGCCCCGAGTGGGCGCGCCGCTGCCGGGAGGCGTTCTGCGCGGGCTACGCGGCCCGGGCCGGATGGGACCCGCGCAAGAAGCACGGCCTGCTGCGCGCGTACGAGACCGACCGGGCCGTCTACGAAGTGATCTACGAGGCCAGACACCGTCCGGACTGGCTCCCCGTACCGATGGCGGCGATCGAACGACTCGCCGTGAGAGGAGACTGACACCGTGGCGCTGCGCGACACCTCGCTGCCCGAGCCGTCCGCCCCGAGCCCGGCCGTCCATCCGCCGGGCGGGGCGGCCCCGCCGCTGGACCCGGGCGACCGGGACCGGCTGCTCAGCGGCTCCCATCACGACCCGCACGCCCTGCTCGGCGCGCACCCCGTGCCCGGCGGGGTCGCCCTGCGGGCGCTGCGCCCGTTCGCGCGGTCGGTGACCGCGCTGGCCGGCGGGGTGCGGCACCCGCTGGTCTCGGAGGGCGACGGCCTGTTCTCGGTCGTGCTGCCCGGTGCCGCGATCCCGGCGTACACGCTGCTGGTCTCGTACGGGGACGGCGAGCGGGAGACGCACGACCCGTACCGGTTCCTGCCGGCGCTCGGCGAGCTGGACCTGCATCTGATCCGGGAGGGCCGGCACGAGCAGCTGTGGAAGGCGCTGGGCGCGGAGCCGATGGTCCACGAGGGTGTGGCCGGGACCCGGTTCACGGTGTGGGCGCCGAACGCGCGCGGGGTGCGGGTCGCCGCGGACTTCTGCCACTGGGACGGCACCGCGTTCCCGATGCGCTCGCTGGGCGCCTCGGGGGTGT
Above is a genomic segment from Streptomyces glaucescens containing:
- a CDS encoding alpha-1,4-glucan--maltose-1-phosphate maltosyltransferase; translation: MSTTVVIGRIPVRDVHPAVECGRRPAKAVTGETFQVTATVFREGHDAVGANVVLRDPEGRPGPWTPMRELAPGSDRWGAEVTPTAEGRWTYTVEAWSDPLGTWRHTARVKVPAGIDTGLVLEEGAGLYERAAEEVPGQAGRAVLLAAARTLRDDTLPVATRLAAALTPEVDAVLARYPLRELLTRTPPYPLLVERERALFGSWYEFFPRSEGTREVPHGTFRTAARRLPAIARMGFDVVYLPPVHPIGTTFRKGPNNTLSAGPRDVGVPWAIGSPEGGHDAVHPELGTIEDFDRFVEEARGHGLEIALDFALQCSPDHPWVHKHPEWFHHRPDGSIAHAENPPKKYQDIYPIAFDRDMDGLVAETVRILRFWMGHGVRIFRVDNPHTKPVVFWERVIAEVNRTDPDVIFLAEAFTRPAMMHTLAQIGFQQSYTYFTWRNTKQELTEYLTELSGEAASYMRPNFFVNTPDILHAYLQHGGRPAFEVRAVLAATLSPAWGVYSGYELCENTPLREGSEEYLDSEKYQLRPRDWETAEREGRTITPLITRLNDIRRRHAALRGLRNLRFHRTDNDAVIAYSKRSGADTVLVVANLDPHHTQEATVTLDLPHLGMNPHEAVSVHDELTGETYHWGSTNYVRLEPGRAPAHVLHVQRSPAAPQIGGSAAS
- the treS gene encoding maltose alpha-D-glucosyltransferase, which gives rise to MTVNEPVPDTFEDTPAQDRDPEWFKRAVFYEVLVRSFQDSNGDGVGDLKGLTAKLDYLQWLGVDCLWLPPFFQSPLRDGGYDVSDYTAVLPEFGDLADFVEFVDAAHQRGMRVIIDFVMNHTSDQHPWFQESRKDPDGPYGDYYMWADDDKQYQDARIIFVDTEVSNWTFDPVRGQYYFHRFFSHQPDLNYENPAVQEEILAALRFWLDLGIDGYRLDAVPYLYAEDGTNCENLPATHEFLKRVRREIDALYPDTVLLAEANQWPEDVVDYFGDYASGGDECHMAFHFPVMPRIFMAVRRESRYPVSEILAKTPAIPSHCQWGIFLRNHDELTLEMVTDEERDYMYAEYAKDPRMRANIGIRRRLAPLLDNDRHTIELFSALLLSLPGSPILYYGDEIGMGDNIWLGDRDAVRTPMQWTPDRNAGFSTCDPGRLYLPTIMDPVYGYQVTNVEASMASPSSLLHWTRRMIEIRKQNPAFGLGSFRELQSSNPAVLAFLREYEDDLVLCVSNFARFAQPTELDLREFAGRHPVELFGGVRFPAIGELPYLLTLGGHGFYWFRLVRVASRIGRRL
- a CDS encoding maltokinase N-terminal cap-like domain-containing protein; this translates as MTKTAYLRPSGSGRAGLTRPMASLDGLLRAWLPGQRWFAGKDRPVTDLRLLSLTELFPGCLHLLVHAGHAGGHSGHAGVPAPGGTPPPGDIYQLLLGIQEHPSPRLGRALIGRAQDGPLAGLTVYDALLDPRSAQLFLERLRQPGSAGPLRFETDRAQPVPAGLVPRVLDAEQSNSSLVYGDEFILKVFRRIQPGVNPDLEVPVALAGQGCARVPAPVAWFRTTQPQPATLGVLQPFLRDASDGWTLALHALATGTDFTTHARELGRATADVHLALAAAFPTGAPGENGRTAAAMAERLDAAAHSVPALRPFVPGLRGAFSALTTCDPGPPAQRIHGDLHLGQVLRAGREWFVIDFEGEPSRPLAERRSAQSPVRDIAGMLRSFDYAARQRRPWRPEWARRCREAFCAGYAARAGWDPRKKHGLLRAYETDRAVYEVIYEARHRPDWLPVPMAAIERLAVRGD